A single region of the Corallococcus caeni genome encodes:
- a CDS encoding chemotaxis protein CheW, translating to MNPPSEARPQEVLLFTLERQRYGLPVEDVRELVRAARLTPLPRAPDVVEGLLNLRGELLPVLDLRRRFRHPARPLSPMDHFIVASAGGRHVALRVDRAEGLFIVAPGEWDASPGELPGVGYVAGAAKLPDGLVLVHDLRSFLSQAEALQLDTALGALPEPA from the coding sequence ATGAATCCCCCTTCGGAGGCACGCCCACAGGAAGTCCTGCTGTTCACCCTGGAGCGGCAGCGCTACGGGCTGCCCGTGGAGGACGTGCGCGAGCTGGTGCGCGCCGCGCGCCTCACGCCCCTGCCCCGGGCCCCGGACGTGGTGGAGGGCCTGCTCAACCTGCGCGGGGAGCTGCTGCCCGTGCTCGACCTGCGCCGCCGCTTCCGCCACCCCGCGCGCCCCCTGTCCCCCATGGACCACTTCATCGTCGCCTCCGCCGGGGGCCGACACGTGGCGCTGCGCGTGGACCGGGCCGAAGGGCTGTTCATCGTCGCCCCCGGGGAATGGGACGCGTCCCCCGGGGAGCTGCCGGGCGTGGGGTACGTGGCCGGGGCCGCGAAGCTTCCGGACGGGCTGGTGCTCGTGCACGACCTGCGCTCGTTCCTCTCCCAGGCGGAAGCCCTGCAGCTGGACACCGCGCTGGGAGCCCTCCCGGAGCCCGCTTGA
- a CDS encoding phytoene desaturase family protein, whose amino-acid sequence MVQHVIVVGAGPGGLTAAINLAGQGFRVTVVEKDAVPGGRMKGLTLGQDSEYALDTGPSILQLPGILKQIFWRAGKRLEDYVTLVPVDPNTRVHFWDGTHLDTRRDLERMGQDLETFGAGKGRALQEWMEDGRRKYALAYEKFICTNAGSLDYYAPWRLAPTLRFKPWQTLYKQLDSFFHDDRMTYALAYPSKYLGLHPTTCSSVFSVIPFIELCFGVWHVQGGFRELARGMMRCAQDLGVTFRMGTAVERVRTEAGRAVGVKLASGEELDADAVVVNADLAYAAQKLLAPEVREGSRLTDAALERAKYSCSTFMAYYGLDTTYADLPHHLIYLSESARRTDRDALEDRTVDVDDPPFYVCNPGVTDGSGAPKGHSTLYVLVPTPNTARPVDWAKTEATLRERIPKMLEKVGIKNLREHVKAERYFTAETWRDDFNVFRGAVFNLSHTWMQLGPLRPRVKNAQVEGLYFVGGGTHPGSGLLTIMESANIAADYLTREAGKGPLKGWPYVPPMEDAGEQAPPGPRMARSG is encoded by the coding sequence ATGGTTCAGCACGTCATCGTCGTGGGCGCGGGCCCCGGAGGCCTGACGGCCGCCATCAACCTCGCGGGGCAGGGCTTCCGGGTCACCGTCGTGGAGAAGGACGCGGTGCCCGGCGGCCGGATGAAGGGCCTGACGCTGGGGCAGGACAGCGAGTACGCGCTGGACACCGGCCCGTCCATCCTCCAGCTGCCCGGCATCCTGAAGCAGATCTTCTGGCGCGCGGGAAAGCGGCTGGAGGACTACGTCACGCTGGTGCCGGTGGACCCGAACACGCGCGTGCACTTCTGGGACGGCACGCACCTGGACACGCGGCGCGACCTGGAGCGGATGGGCCAGGACCTGGAGACGTTCGGCGCGGGCAAGGGGCGCGCGCTCCAGGAGTGGATGGAGGACGGGCGCAGGAAGTACGCGCTCGCGTACGAGAAGTTCATCTGCACGAACGCGGGCAGCCTGGACTACTACGCGCCCTGGCGCCTGGCGCCCACGCTGCGCTTCAAGCCGTGGCAGACGCTCTACAAGCAGCTGGACTCGTTCTTCCACGACGACCGGATGACGTACGCGCTGGCGTACCCGTCGAAGTACCTGGGGCTGCACCCGACGACGTGCTCGTCGGTGTTCAGCGTGATTCCGTTCATCGAGCTGTGCTTCGGCGTGTGGCACGTGCAGGGCGGCTTCCGGGAGCTGGCGCGCGGGATGATGAGGTGCGCCCAGGACCTGGGCGTGACGTTCCGCATGGGCACGGCGGTGGAGCGCGTGCGCACGGAGGCCGGGCGCGCGGTGGGCGTGAAGCTCGCGAGCGGCGAGGAGCTGGACGCGGACGCGGTGGTGGTGAACGCGGACCTGGCCTACGCGGCGCAGAAGCTGCTGGCGCCGGAGGTGCGCGAGGGCAGCCGGCTGACGGACGCGGCGCTGGAGCGGGCGAAGTATTCGTGCAGCACATTCATGGCGTACTACGGCCTGGACACGACGTACGCGGACCTGCCGCACCACCTCATCTACCTGTCGGAGAGCGCCAGGCGCACGGACAGGGACGCGCTGGAGGACCGCACGGTGGACGTGGACGACCCGCCCTTCTACGTGTGCAACCCGGGCGTGACGGACGGCTCGGGGGCGCCGAAGGGGCACTCCACGCTGTACGTGCTGGTGCCCACGCCCAACACGGCGCGGCCGGTGGACTGGGCGAAGACGGAGGCCACGCTGCGCGAGCGCATCCCGAAGATGCTGGAGAAGGTGGGCATCAAGAACCTGCGCGAGCACGTGAAGGCGGAGCGCTACTTCACGGCGGAGACGTGGCGGGACGACTTCAACGTGTTCCGGGGCGCGGTGTTCAACCTGTCGCATACGTGGATGCAACTGGGCCCGCTGCGGCCGCGAGTGAAGAACGCGCAGGTGGAGGGGCTCTACTTCGTGGGCGGCGGCACGCACCCGGGCAGCGGGCTGTTGACCATCATGGAGAGCGCGAACATCGCGGCGGACTACCTCACGCGCGAGGCGGGCAAGGGGCCGCTGAAGGGCTGGCCGTACGTGCCGCCCATGGAGGACGCCGGAGAGCAGGCGCCGCCCGGGCCGCGGATGGCCCGGAGCGGCTGA
- a CDS encoding VOC family protein, translating to MKLNHLDLQVPDVQATARFFTRYCGFTSHAKNHDSPAIAILGGTEGFVLVLQRRKRDSDVFPEDFHVGFLQDSEAPVLAFQERVKADGLEVSDVIRNNRGTLVYCRAPGGILVEVSCRPGAV from the coding sequence ATGAAGCTGAATCACCTTGATCTGCAGGTCCCCGACGTCCAGGCCACCGCCCGCTTCTTCACGCGCTACTGCGGCTTCACGTCGCACGCGAAGAACCATGACTCGCCCGCCATCGCCATCCTCGGCGGCACGGAGGGCTTCGTGCTCGTCCTCCAGCGCCGCAAGCGCGACTCCGACGTCTTCCCCGAGGACTTCCACGTCGGCTTCCTCCAGGACTCCGAAGCCCCCGTGCTCGCCTTCCAGGAGCGCGTGAAGGCCGACGGCCTGGAGGTGTCCGACGTCATCCGCAACAACCGGGGCACCCTCGTCTACTGCCGGGCCCCGGGCGGCATCCTCGTGGAGGTGAGCTGCCGCCCCGGCGCCGTCTGA
- a CDS encoding methyl-accepting chemotaxis protein: MTQPSPLSTQALLFKLLLLRTLVVTVAVAPAIYVDIQLLDVDASSVGFVLGVVTPIVIGGLALVVPIGAVGALLRHALREDVGPAERLGRLLRLPGVLTFVEAQAGWFLGGIFFNGAIGLALDRPPRVILVGVAVAMSAGLFSAPIMYMLYEKALAAVTLEAFRRAPHERPPGEGLFLPRQSWFLPAIVVSALLITCITSIATLQLRLEKNLSSLADDLELSGEYRGAARVRARIQPLQRDLTLPVALLGGFAALGAIFTAAWAARRLAQGAKAVGASLDALVEGRAAPPQWVSTDELGDLSARTWLLYEQLQELPRALSSSAGHLAKAGTRLTEASDQQNRTLSRQAAAIHQARTTAQEIQQMSKLAATRAGSVLQVAERAAAMGRLGEESLAGTEQGLADIRGLTHGLNQQVVDLGTRAREVGRVSEVVKSLADQSHMLAINAAIEASRAGEQGRGFAVVARQMRELADQSIKATGQVRGLLEGMEAATGEAVVTADKSSEGVEAALVPLRKSGERLRELIKLTHESAAAVRQIAEAVAQQHAGVDQLFGAVSEMDELMAATLRQLGTTQEAATAVAQATGQVSELAERYVS; this comes from the coding sequence ATGACTCAGCCTTCGCCCCTCTCGACCCAGGCGCTGCTCTTCAAGCTGCTCTTGCTGCGCACGCTGGTCGTCACGGTGGCGGTGGCGCCGGCCATCTACGTCGACATCCAGCTCTTGGACGTGGACGCGAGCAGCGTGGGGTTCGTGCTGGGGGTCGTCACCCCCATCGTCATTGGTGGGCTGGCGCTGGTGGTGCCCATTGGGGCGGTGGGGGCGCTCTTGCGGCATGCGCTGCGGGAGGACGTGGGGCCAGCGGAGCGGCTGGGGCGGCTGTTGCGGCTGCCGGGCGTGCTCACGTTCGTGGAGGCGCAGGCGGGCTGGTTCCTGGGCGGCATCTTCTTCAACGGCGCCATTGGCCTGGCGCTGGACCGTCCGCCGCGCGTCATCCTGGTGGGCGTGGCGGTGGCGATGAGCGCGGGCCTCTTCAGCGCGCCCATCATGTACATGCTCTATGAGAAGGCGCTGGCGGCGGTGACGCTGGAGGCGTTCCGCCGCGCGCCGCACGAGCGGCCCCCTGGCGAAGGCCTGTTCCTGCCCCGGCAGAGCTGGTTCCTGCCGGCCATCGTCGTGTCCGCGCTGCTGATCACGTGCATCACGAGCATCGCGACGTTGCAGCTGCGGCTGGAGAAGAACCTGTCGTCGCTGGCGGACGACCTGGAGCTGTCGGGCGAGTACCGGGGCGCGGCGCGGGTGCGCGCGCGCATCCAGCCGTTGCAGCGGGACCTGACGCTGCCGGTGGCGCTCCTGGGCGGGTTCGCGGCGCTGGGCGCCATCTTCACCGCGGCGTGGGCGGCGCGCAGGCTGGCGCAGGGCGCGAAGGCGGTGGGTGCGTCGCTGGACGCGCTGGTGGAGGGCCGCGCGGCGCCGCCGCAGTGGGTGTCCACGGATGAACTGGGCGACCTGTCCGCGCGCACGTGGCTCCTCTACGAGCAGTTGCAGGAGCTGCCCCGGGCGCTGAGCTCGTCGGCGGGGCACCTGGCGAAGGCGGGCACGCGGCTGACGGAGGCGAGCGACCAGCAGAACCGCACGCTGTCGCGGCAGGCGGCGGCCATCCACCAGGCGCGCACCACGGCGCAGGAGATCCAGCAGATGTCGAAGCTGGCGGCCACCCGCGCGGGGAGCGTGCTGCAGGTGGCGGAGCGCGCCGCGGCGATGGGCCGGCTGGGCGAGGAGTCACTGGCGGGCACGGAGCAGGGGCTCGCGGACATCCGAGGCCTGACGCACGGGCTGAACCAGCAGGTGGTGGACCTGGGCACGCGCGCCCGCGAGGTGGGCCGGGTGTCGGAGGTGGTGAAGTCGCTGGCGGACCAGTCGCACATGCTGGCCATCAACGCGGCCATCGAGGCGAGCCGCGCGGGCGAGCAGGGCCGGGGCTTCGCGGTGGTGGCGCGGCAGATGCGCGAGCTGGCGGATCAGTCCATCAAGGCGACGGGCCAGGTGCGCGGGCTCTTGGAGGGCATGGAGGCCGCGACGGGCGAGGCGGTCGTCACGGCGGACAAGAGTTCGGAGGGCGTGGAGGCGGCGCTGGTGCCGCTGCGCAAGAGCGGCGAGCGGCTGCGGGAGCTCATCAAGCTGACGCACGAGTCCGCGGCGGCGGTGCGGCAGATTGCGGAAGCCGTGGCGCAGCAGCACGCGGGCGTGGATCAGCTGTTCGGCGCCGTGAGCGAGATGGACGAGCTGATGGCCGCGACGCTGCGGCAGCTGGGGACGACGCAGGAGGCGGCGACCGCGGTGGCCCAGGCGACGGGGCAGGTGTCGGAGCTGGCGGAACGGTACGTGTCCTAG
- a CDS encoding CsbD family protein codes for MGEWTDKAKGKVKETVGVATGDRSLEAEGKADTAKGKIKGVVEDVKHAIKDAVDDRDAPRRDADPYHR; via the coding sequence ATGGGCGAGTGGACTGACAAGGCCAAGGGCAAGGTGAAGGAAACCGTGGGTGTCGCGACCGGCGACCGTTCGCTGGAAGCCGAGGGCAAGGCGGACACGGCCAAGGGCAAGATCAAGGGCGTGGTCGAGGACGTGAAGCACGCCATCAAGGACGCGGTCGACGACCGCGATGCCCCGCGCCGCGACGCGGATCCGTATCACCGCTAG
- a CDS encoding universal stress protein gives MRPNVSSSRKGLPLLSEGLPRAQRGLRRVAVGLDFSLQSEFALARALRLPLAHGAAFSVLHVSPPLDGHQGPDGTVACERCLRRSVTSAAKRLRQRPDVDVREELRTGDAPHVVAELAKDQGVEVLVVGRPHPAFPLKPLPDNSLVLRLVREVDASVLVVMPHPGRVYHRPLVAVNFSRESRRALELTMRLCPASTPIEVLHVVDLRAEEEALRHQDGHLTQEFQLRQEREDAARRALGRFLAPYRETGRVMESRLRFGDPRECILAEAFERESDLLTLGMSSANPPSELAEGVLRRSHCDVLISRHAAPPAALPDGGNIPAS, from the coding sequence ATGCGACCGAACGTGTCTTCCAGCAGAAAGGGTCTGCCCCTGCTCTCCGAAGGTCTCCCCCGCGCCCAGCGGGGGTTGCGGCGGGTGGCGGTGGGGTTGGACTTCTCCCTGCAATCCGAGTTCGCGCTGGCCCGCGCGCTGCGGCTCCCGCTGGCGCATGGCGCGGCCTTCAGCGTGCTGCACGTCAGCCCCCCGCTGGACGGCCACCAGGGGCCGGACGGGACGGTGGCCTGCGAGCGGTGCTTGCGCAGGTCGGTGACGTCCGCGGCGAAGCGGCTGCGGCAGCGGCCGGACGTGGACGTGCGCGAGGAGCTGCGCACCGGTGACGCGCCGCACGTGGTGGCGGAGCTGGCGAAGGACCAGGGCGTGGAGGTGCTGGTGGTGGGCCGGCCCCACCCGGCCTTTCCGCTGAAGCCGCTGCCGGACAACTCCCTGGTGCTGCGGCTGGTGCGGGAGGTGGACGCGTCCGTGCTGGTGGTGATGCCGCACCCGGGCCGCGTCTACCACCGGCCCCTCGTCGCGGTGAACTTCTCGCGCGAGTCCCGGCGAGCGCTGGAGTTGACCATGCGCCTGTGCCCGGCCTCGACGCCCATCGAGGTGCTGCACGTGGTGGACCTGCGCGCGGAGGAGGAGGCCCTGCGCCACCAGGACGGCCACCTGACGCAGGAGTTCCAGCTGCGGCAGGAGCGCGAGGACGCGGCGCGCAGGGCGCTCGGGCGCTTCCTGGCGCCGTACCGCGAGACGGGCCGCGTGATGGAGAGCCGCCTGCGCTTCGGGGACCCGCGCGAGTGCATCCTCGCGGAGGCCTTCGAGCGGGAGTCGGACCTGCTGACGCTGGGCATGTCCTCCGCGAACCCGCCGTCCGAGCTGGCCGAAGGCGTGCTGCGGCGCTCGCACTGCGACGTGCTCATCTCCCGGCACGCCGCCCCGCCCGCCGCCCTGCCGGACGGGGGGAACATCCCGGCTTCCTGA
- a CDS encoding ABC transporter ATP-binding protein yields the protein MRGGTLPPPTPSTPPSLRARLKNAGVLFKQLPGTFRLFWRASPRGAVVLGALTLVAAVLPAGIAWVGKLIVDTVVAAAKGDAAAHSRVLGLVATEFALMIASAVVDRGLTLTKDLLRAHLGNLLNERILQKALDLELRHFEDSDTYDKMQNARREANARPLSLVMQAFSIVRNVITLSTYAVLLVALSPWSVAVLLLASIPAFIAEARLAAEGFRLYSWRAPEGRKLNYLEWILTRDSTVKEVKLFGLGPLVLGRYRTLFQKFFAEDRALARKRMVWGLGLGLLSLAAFYGCYLFVASKAASGGISVGDMVLYLAVFRQGQAAFQGILTSVGSMYEDALFMSNLFAYLDIPTVASAPRALPAVSPPRGRTNAIELRDVSFRYAGKDAWALRNVSLTLKPGQKLALVGENGAGKSTLVKLLLRMYEPTEGAILYGGVDTARMDADDLRGRFGAVFQDFVRYQFSVAENIGLGHVPALEDRPAIERAAEQGGANTVIATLPSQYDTMLGGWFEKGQELSSGQWQKLAVSRAFMRDDAEVLILDEPTASIDAEAEHALFERFQALAADRIAIVISHRFSTVRMADQIAVLHNGTVQELGSHDELMALDGRYAHLFRLQARGYRD from the coding sequence ATGAGGGGCGGCACCTTGCCACCTCCCACGCCGTCGACACCGCCTTCGCTCCGTGCCCGCCTGAAGAACGCGGGCGTCCTCTTCAAGCAGCTGCCGGGCACCTTCCGCCTCTTCTGGCGGGCGAGCCCCCGGGGCGCGGTGGTGCTGGGCGCGCTCACGCTGGTGGCGGCGGTGCTGCCGGCGGGCATCGCGTGGGTGGGCAAGCTCATCGTGGACACGGTGGTGGCCGCGGCGAAGGGCGACGCGGCGGCGCACTCGCGCGTGCTGGGGCTCGTGGCCACGGAGTTCGCGCTGATGATCGCCTCCGCGGTGGTGGACCGGGGGCTCACGCTCACGAAGGACCTGTTGCGCGCGCACCTGGGCAACCTGCTCAACGAGCGCATCCTCCAGAAGGCGCTGGACCTGGAGCTGCGGCACTTCGAGGACTCGGACACCTACGACAAGATGCAGAACGCGCGGCGCGAGGCGAACGCGCGCCCGCTGTCGCTGGTGATGCAGGCGTTCAGCATCGTGCGCAACGTCATCACCCTGTCCACCTACGCGGTGCTGCTCGTGGCGCTGTCTCCGTGGAGCGTGGCGGTGCTGCTGCTCGCGTCCATCCCCGCGTTCATCGCGGAGGCGCGCCTGGCGGCGGAGGGCTTCCGGCTGTACTCGTGGAGAGCGCCGGAGGGCCGCAAGCTCAACTACCTGGAGTGGATCCTCACGCGCGACAGCACCGTGAAGGAGGTGAAGCTCTTCGGGTTGGGGCCGCTGGTGCTGGGGCGCTACCGCACGCTGTTCCAGAAGTTCTTCGCGGAGGACCGGGCGCTCGCGCGCAAGCGCATGGTGTGGGGCCTGGGGCTGGGCCTGCTGTCGCTGGCGGCCTTCTACGGCTGCTACCTCTTCGTCGCGAGCAAGGCCGCGTCCGGCGGCATCTCCGTGGGCGACATGGTGCTGTACCTGGCGGTGTTCCGGCAGGGGCAGGCCGCGTTCCAGGGCATCCTCACCAGCGTGGGCTCCATGTACGAGGACGCGCTCTTCATGAGCAACCTCTTCGCCTACCTGGACATCCCCACGGTGGCGAGCGCGCCCCGGGCCCTGCCCGCCGTCTCGCCGCCGCGCGGACGCACCAACGCCATCGAGCTGCGCGACGTGTCCTTCCGCTACGCGGGCAAGGACGCGTGGGCGCTGCGCAACGTGTCGCTCACGCTCAAGCCCGGCCAGAAGCTGGCGCTGGTGGGGGAGAACGGCGCGGGGAAGAGCACGCTGGTGAAGCTGCTCTTGCGCATGTACGAGCCCACGGAGGGCGCCATCCTCTACGGCGGCGTGGACACGGCGCGGATGGACGCGGACGACCTGCGCGGCCGCTTCGGGGCGGTGTTCCAGGACTTCGTGCGCTACCAGTTCAGCGTGGCGGAGAACATCGGCCTGGGCCACGTGCCCGCGCTGGAGGACCGGCCCGCCATTGAACGGGCGGCGGAGCAGGGCGGGGCCAACACCGTCATCGCGACGCTGCCGTCGCAGTACGACACGATGCTGGGCGGCTGGTTCGAGAAGGGCCAGGAGCTGTCCAGCGGCCAGTGGCAGAAGCTGGCCGTGTCCCGCGCCTTCATGCGCGACGACGCGGAGGTGCTCATCCTGGACGAGCCCACCGCCAGCATCGACGCGGAGGCGGAGCACGCCCTCTTCGAGCGCTTCCAGGCGCTGGCCGCGGACCGCATCGCCATCGTGATTTCGCACCGCTTCTCCACGGTGCGAATGGCGGATCAGATCGCCGTGCTCCACAACGGGACGGTGCAGGAGCTGGGCAGCCACGACGAGCTGATGGCGCTCGACGGGCGGTACGCGCACCTGTTCCGGCTGCAGGCGCGCGGCTACCGGGACTGA
- a CDS encoding thioredoxin family protein encodes MAHPVSIEATTETFDSLVMEPRDELVVVDFWGPGCPNCDIYAAAEPELLQELDGAPMRVVKVNAYEHEALATRFGLFGIPTFLLFRNGKLLGKMSQYYGKPYFLGVIRDHLPGGAKAQA; translated from the coding sequence ATGGCGCATCCCGTAAGCATCGAGGCGACGACCGAGACCTTCGACTCGCTCGTCATGGAACCCCGAGACGAGCTGGTGGTCGTGGACTTCTGGGGCCCCGGCTGCCCGAACTGCGACATCTACGCGGCCGCCGAACCCGAGCTCCTCCAGGAGCTGGACGGCGCCCCCATGCGCGTCGTCAAGGTCAACGCCTACGAGCACGAGGCCCTGGCCACGCGCTTCGGCCTGTTCGGCATCCCCACCTTCCTGCTGTTCCGCAACGGGAAGCTCTTGGGGAAGATGAGCCAGTACTACGGCAAGCCGTACTTCCTGGGCGTCATCCGCGACCACCTGCCCGGCGGCGCCAAGGCCCAGGCCTGA
- a CDS encoding SMI1/KNR4 family protein produces the protein MHEWLEALRKSAKATSEGVQAEEVRRAETECGVPFPEDLADLYQALNGGEFQGEVRLYPLRGGEGAPSVLEKSRLMVVGLPAAGVWRFGLKGAHRHLFVARKSAMEEQGDGGGPLPGWVEALDGDDWVFGTWDGEKKEMRLYRTLKDMLEVLIPPVEEVESFGERTFARAMNAVLQGALSGAAAEAADEDEEAPAGRGRDYSSDLAALAREAGEDEEAEVSSEEELEAEMAEDTGEEEAPEQEELFEEPESKRPTAKKARREKTAPVATEAPSGPARKSAAKKAAATGAEAPSEAGPTGTGARKAAGKKAAAKKAAPVRGAAKKATGKAAAKKAAPVRGAAKKATGKAAAKKAATAKKGATAKKSAQNRGAAAKKGAAKGAAQKRGAAAKKGATAKKSAAKGAAQKRGAAAKKGGAAKKTTGKAAAKKSSRRRS, from the coding sequence ATGCACGAGTGGTTGGAGGCACTGCGCAAGTCGGCGAAGGCGACCTCGGAGGGTGTGCAGGCGGAGGAGGTCCGCCGCGCGGAGACGGAGTGCGGCGTCCCGTTCCCGGAGGACCTGGCGGACCTGTATCAGGCGCTCAACGGCGGTGAGTTCCAGGGCGAGGTGCGGCTGTACCCGCTGCGTGGCGGCGAGGGTGCGCCCAGCGTCCTGGAGAAGAGCCGGCTGATGGTGGTGGGCCTGCCTGCCGCGGGCGTGTGGCGCTTCGGGTTGAAGGGGGCGCACCGACACCTGTTCGTCGCGCGCAAGTCCGCGATGGAGGAGCAGGGTGACGGTGGCGGGCCGCTGCCCGGCTGGGTGGAGGCGCTGGACGGGGACGATTGGGTCTTCGGCACCTGGGACGGCGAGAAGAAGGAGATGCGGCTGTACCGCACGCTCAAGGACATGCTCGAGGTGCTGATTCCGCCCGTCGAGGAGGTGGAGAGCTTCGGGGAGCGGACCTTCGCGCGCGCGATGAACGCCGTGCTCCAGGGCGCGCTGTCCGGCGCCGCGGCCGAGGCGGCGGACGAGGACGAGGAGGCGCCCGCGGGCCGTGGCCGCGACTACTCGAGCGACCTGGCCGCCCTGGCCCGTGAAGCGGGCGAGGACGAGGAGGCCGAGGTGTCCAGCGAAGAGGAGCTGGAGGCGGAGATGGCCGAGGACACCGGCGAGGAGGAGGCCCCCGAGCAGGAGGAGCTGTTCGAGGAGCCCGAGTCGAAGCGCCCCACCGCGAAGAAGGCCCGCCGCGAGAAGACCGCCCCTGTCGCCACGGAAGCGCCGTCCGGGCCCGCCCGGAAGAGCGCCGCGAAGAAGGCCGCGGCCACCGGAGCGGAGGCGCCGAGCGAAGCCGGCCCCACCGGGACGGGAGCGCGTAAGGCGGCTGGCAAGAAGGCCGCCGCGAAGAAGGCCGCGCCCGTGCGTGGGGCCGCGAAGAAGGCCACGGGCAAGGCCGCCGCGAAGAAGGCCGCGCCCGTGCGTGGGGCCGCGAAGAAGGCCACGGGCAAGGCTGCCGCGAAGAAGGCCGCCACCGCGAAGAAGGGCGCCACCGCGAAGAAGTCCGCCCAGAATCGCGGCGCTGCCGCGAAGAAGGGCGCCGCGAAGGGCGCTGCACAGAAGCGTGGCGCTGCCGCGAAGAAGGGCGCTACCGCGAAGAAGTCCGCCGCGAAGGGTGCCGCACAGAAGCGTGGCGCCGCCGCGAAGAAGGGCGGGGCCGCGAAGAAGACCACGGGCAAGGCCGCCGCGAAGAAGTCCTCGCGCCGCCGGTCCTGA